TGAGATTTTGTCACCTCGGAGATCTTGGCCACGTCCCGACCGACGCACAAGTGAAAGATATTGGAGAAGTCGATGTTCTATTCGTTCCGGTCGGTGGGACATACACAATCGACGCAACCGGTGCAACGAAAACGATTGAAAAAATAAAACCAAAAATCGCCGTCCCGATGCACTATGCAGTGAAGGGCCTGAGGGTGAAAATAGCTGGAGTTGAAGAATTTTTGAGAGAAAAGAAAAATATCCGCAGATTAGAAACTGACGAGTTTGAAATCACTAAAGAGAAACTGCCTAAGGAAACCGAGATATGGGTACTCTCTTAGAAGGGCCATTAAAATTTGCTCTGCGCTATCTCACTCTGGAAACACCCAGATAATACGTTTTAAACCAAACAAAAATGAAGTGATTTGCGATGATAGTAACGCACGAGCAGGAGAAGCGTCTGATATACGCTTTGCTCTCAAAGCTCGATGTCGATCCCGAACAAGCAGAAGTCACAGCGGACGTTCTAACAGAAGGAGATCTTCGCGGTTTTTCCTCGCACGGGATCATGCGCCTGCCATATATTCTCAGGGCGATAAAGAGAGGAACGATAATCGGAAGAGCCAATGTGAAAATCGCGAGAGAGAAAGGAGCAACCGCTTTGGTTGATGGTGGCCATGGGCTCGGCCATTACATTGCAAAAAAAGCCATGGAGATCGCCATCGAGAAAGCCAAGAAATTCGGAATCGGCGCAGTAGGAGTCATGAACTCAAACCATTTCGGAATAGCCGGCTACTATGCGGAAATGGCCGTCAAAGAGGAGATGATCGGGATTGTGACAACGACGACAGATGCCCTCGTCCATCCATGGGGAGGAGTCGAGCCAATCCTCGGAACAAACGCTTTGGCCATAGGCATCCCAGCAGAGCCCATTCCCATAATCGTAGACATGGCGATGAGCAACGCTGCAAGAGGCAAAATCGTCCAAGCGTTGAAAGAAGGAAGAGAAATTCCGCTCGGGTGGGCAATAGACGAGGAAGGAAATCCAACAACAGATCCAGCAAAGGCGATAAAAGGTGCACTCAGTCCCTTCGGGGGCGTGAAAGGATATGCGCTGGCGTTAGCGCTTGAAATCTTGGCAGGTCCACTTGTTGGTGCGGAGGCTGGAAAGAAAGTAAGGGGAACCCTCGAACCGGTTGAGGATTTCTGCACGAAGGGTGATCTGATGATAGCTATAGACCCAACAACCTTCGTACCAAAAGACGAATTCAAAAGAAAGGTGGGAGAATTCATCGAAGAAATAAAATCGTCGAAAAAAGCCAAGGGGGCTGAAGAGATTTTGCTGCCAGGAGAACCGGAGCTAAGAACTAGGGAAAAAAGACTGAGAGATGGAATCCCGATATCTGAGGAGGTCTGGAAAGAAATAGAAACTTGGGCAAAAGAGCTTAACGTCGATCTCGAAGAAATCCTCCGTCAGTAAAACTCTGTTCCTCTCTTTTTCAGATACTCCAGAAGTTTCCAAGAAATCAGCGGCTTTCCATCGACAAGCGGATAGGCGAATGGTAGAATTATCGAACAACCCTTTTCGATTGGTATCTCGACCTCACAGACGACCGGAATGTCTCTCAATTTTCTCCCGCCCATTATCTCCCTGACAACAAAAACGCTACCGTCGATCGAGAACTGGGATTCACCTATGTTTCTTTTTCTACAACCGGGCAATCTATCCGTCAAAAGCTTCTTCGTCCGTCCGAGAGGAGGATCGTCACCGAGAATTCCTCCGATGACCACCCCATCCATCCCGGAGAAGTCCTTTCCACTCAGAGATTTCTCAGCCTGTGGATCCAAAACCAAAAGCCTGCGAGAATCGAATACTTCTGCCACGCTCTCTTTCACGGCTCGACAAAATTTTGAAAGTTTTCTCCGCTCTGACTCCAGCTTGACGTTCGTTATTAGCAGATTTCCATCTAAAATCTCCGCCGCATGAGAGTATTCCGCTAGTAACCAATCGCTAAGCCTCGGTTCCAAATGTTCGATGACGATTTGAGGTTTTCTCATTTGACCCGCTGAGCGGCTTTCGTAAGAGCTTCAACCACCGGGAGAGGTTCGCCAGTTAGGAGGCTTATCGTTGCGCCCCCGCCCGTGCTCACGTGCTTTATACCGTCGGCTGCTCCGCAAGCGTGGGCTGCTGCAACAATGTGACCACCGCCTATAACCGTGAAAGCGGGAGATTCCGCCATGGCTTTAAGAATTCCAAAGCTTCCTTTCTCGAAGCCTGGTTCCTCAAACGCTCCCAAGGGTCCATTCGCCACGACAGTCTTTGCCTTCATAATCTCCGCTCTGTAAGCCTCTACCGTTTTTGGCCCAATGTCGTAAATCGGCATATCTTCGGGAAGCTTTACTCTCTTGCCGCCGCTCACTAGAGCTGCGATCTCCCCGACTTTGAAGGTGGTAACTCCAAACTCCAAAACCCTGGGTTTATCTTCCATCTTTACGACGTAGTCTATTGGAACCAACACCCTATCTCCGTACTCAGCGACGATCTTCTTCGCTTTGTCAGCGATTTTGTCATAACCCTTCGAACGGATGAACTGCTCGTTCTTTTCTCCAAGGTCCACGCCGGCTGCCACGAGAAAAGCTTGACCGACAAGGCCGCCGGTGAGAACAAGATCCGCGATACCCTCCTTTAGAACGCGCTCGGTGATCTTCACGGAGTCATCAAACTTCGCCCCTCCGAGAACATAGAGACACGGATGCTCCGGTGTGACCGCTCTTGCCAGTCCCCTGAGCTCCCTCTCCATCAGCCTCCCAGCATATGTCGGCAAAACTTCGGCGAGACCAACGAGAGAGGGGCTGGCCCTGTGAATCGCCGCAAAAGCGTCATTCACGAAAATCTCTCCGACGGACGCTAGATATTTCACCATGAAGGTTTTGGAGAGCTTCTCCGGCGGAAGCTTGGCAACCTCTTCGGCTAGCATTCTGACGTTCTCTGCGAGCATTATCTCCCCTGGCTTCAATTGCTTTATCTTCTCGACAAGGGTGGGGCCGACGAGATCTGGAGCGTATTTCACATCCTTTCCAAGAACTTCAGATAGTTTCTTTGCGTGTTTCTCGAGCGTCGTAAAGTCCGGATCCTCTGGTCTACCCTGGTGCGCAAGAACAACAACTTTTGCTCCTCTATCTGCCAGCTCCCGGATGGTTGGAGCGCTCTCCCTTATCCTTGTGTCATCTAAAATATCGCCAGTCTGCGGATCTATCGGCGAGTTTATGTCGACTCTGACGATCACAACCTTTCCTTTCACCTCGACGTCATCCAGCGTTAGGAATCTCATGATTATCTCAACTCAAGTGTTGAAAGATTCTTTTAAAGATTTGCTTCTTTCCATTTTTGAAACGTGTTTCAGAATAGTTATAAACCGGAAAGGAGACTTTAATCGGATGGTGGAAAAGATAGAGCTCATGCTGATGCTGGCAGAGTTTGGAGCACATCAACAGAAGATCAGACTGAGACTGGGAGAGCTAGCGGAAAGGTTAAGCTGCTCAAAACAGACTGTTCACCGCAGACTTGTCGAGCTTGAGCAAGAAGGACTAATCGAAAGAGAAACGGATGGTAAAGGTCTGAAAGTTTTCATCACAGAAAGGGGTAGAGGTGTTCTGCATTCGTTTTACTTGAGGCTTGAAAAGGTGTTGCGAGGTTCAAAGACTTTGAAGATTTCTGGAACGGTGATATCGGGACTGGGTGAGGGAAAATATTATGTGACCCGCACAACCTATCTCAAGCAAATCGAAAGCTTGCTCGGCGGAAAACCATATCCCGGAACTCTGAATGTAAAGCTTGAAGGCCCAGCTGTAGAGATCATCGAAGTACTGCGGGAAACGCCATCGCAAATTGTAAAGGGTTTTAAAACAAAATCCAGAACATTCGGAGATGTAAAATATTATCCAGCTATCATTAAGGGTTTGAAGGCTGCAGTTGTACTTCCGGTTCGAAGTCATCATCGAGATGTCGTTGAGATCATCTCTACGAACAACCTGAGGAAAACGCTAAAACTCAGGGATGGGGACAGGGTGGAAGTGGAGGTAGAGATATGATTGAAGAAGCCATTAAAGCGCTGAAAAACGGAAAATTTGTACTGCTTCACGACTCCGGAAACAGGGAAAACGAAGTTGATATGATTATTGCCTGCGAGTACGTTAAACCAGAACATGTGGCTATGATGAGAACGATCGCTGGAGGACTGATCTGCGTGAGCTTTCATCCAAAAATCGCAAAAAATCTTGGGCTTCCGTATTTAACAGAGATTTACGAAGAAGCAATGAAAAAATTCAGAATTCTGAAGCTAACATGGCCGAATGACATCCTATATGACGAAAAATCAGCATTCTCGATAACCGTAAACCACAGGAAAACATTCACAGGAATAACAGATAAGGACAGGGCATTGACAATCAGAGAGCTGGGACGCATAGCGAGAAAGGCTGTTGAGAAAAATGTGATGGAAGAATTTGGGAAAAATTTCCGAAGTCCTGGTCATGTTCACATCTTGAAGGCTGTAGACGGTCTGCTTGAGGAAAGAAAGGGACACACGGAGCTCTCCGTTGCCTTGGCCGAAATTGCTGGGATTACGCCCGCTGTAGCGATTTGCGAGATTCTCGATGCTAAAACAAAAAGAGCTGCAGGGCTCAAAAAAGCCAGAAAAATAGCTAGAGCTCTAAAAACGGTGCTGATATCTGGAAAAGATGTAGAAATCGCATGGAGGAGAGCAGGATGAAAAGGGTTGGGATCGTGGACACGACTTTTGCCAGATATGACATGGCAAAAGCGGCGATGGATGAGCTCAAGATGCTCTGCGATGTCAAGTTTGAGAGGAGAACCGTTCCAGGCGTGAAGGATTTACCGGTTGAAGCGAAGAAGCTCCTCGACGAGGGATGCGATATTGTCATGGTCTTTGGCATGCCGGGACCCAAACCGATAGACAAGCAGTGCGCACATGAAGCCTCTCTCGGGATAATCATCGCCCAGCTCCTGACCGGGAAGCACATAATTGAGGTATTCGTGCACGAGGATGAAGCGGAAAACGAGAAAGAGCTAGCAGAGCTTGCCGAAAGAAGAGCGAGAGAGCATGCGAGAAACGTCTACATGCTCCTCTTTAAACCGGAGGAGTTAACAAAGAGGGCTGGCACCGGGCAAAGGGAAGGAGGCCCGGATGTCGGACCCCTCAGGAGGTGAAAGAAATGGTGAGACTCGGAATAGTGGCCAGCGAATTCAACTTCGAAGTTGTCTCGGCAATGTTGGAGTTCGCAAGAAGACATGCAGAGTTCCTCGGGGCACAGATAACCGCAGAGATCTTAGTTCCAGGAGTGTTCGAGATCCCGCTTGCGACAAAGATTCTACTAGACAGAGAGGACGTTGACGCTGTGGTGACGCTCGGAGCCGTTATCGAGGGAGAGACCGAACACGACGAGGTGATAATGCAACAGACGACTAGAAAACTCATGGATCTCTCCGTGCAAAGCGGAAAACCGGT
This is a stretch of genomic DNA from Candidatus Hadarchaeales archaeon. It encodes these proteins:
- a CDS encoding MBL fold metallo-hydrolase, with protein sequence MKVKWWGHACFELKNETTIVFDPHDGKGVGLKPPETKADIILISHLHYDHADGADLVKKAQSTIIAEQSGEFSVAKAKIKGISSYHDENFGKLRGKNIIYVVEIEGLRFCHLGDLGHVPTDAQVKDIGEVDVLFVPVGGTYTIDATGATKTIEKIKPKIAVPMHYAVKGLRVKIAGVEEFLREKKNIRRLETDEFEITKEKLPKETEIWVLS
- a CDS encoding Ldh family oxidoreductase, which encodes MIVTHEQEKRLIYALLSKLDVDPEQAEVTADVLTEGDLRGFSSHGIMRLPYILRAIKRGTIIGRANVKIAREKGATALVDGGHGLGHYIAKKAMEIAIEKAKKFGIGAVGVMNSNHFGIAGYYAEMAVKEEMIGIVTTTTDALVHPWGGVEPILGTNALAIGIPAEPIPIIVDMAMSNAARGKIVQALKEGREIPLGWAIDEEGNPTTDPAKAIKGALSPFGGVKGYALALALEILAGPLVGAEAGKKVRGTLEPVEDFCTKGDLMIAIDPTTFVPKDEFKRKVGEFIEEIKSSKKAKGAEEILLPGEPELRTREKRLRDGIPISEEVWKEIETWAKELNVDLEEILRQ
- a CDS encoding SAM-dependent methyltransferase gives rise to the protein MRKPQIVIEHLEPRLSDWLLAEYSHAAEILDGNLLITNVKLESERRKLSKFCRAVKESVAEVFDSRRLLVLDPQAEKSLSGKDFSGMDGVVIGGILGDDPPLGRTKKLLTDRLPGCRKRNIGESQFSIDGSVFVVREIMGGRKLRDIPVVCEVEIPIEKGCSIILPFAYPLVDGKPLISWKLLEYLKKRGTEFY
- a CDS encoding phosphoglycerate kinase, whose product is MRFLTLDDVEVKGKVVIVRVDINSPIDPQTGDILDDTRIRESAPTIRELADRGAKVVVLAHQGRPEDPDFTTLEKHAKKLSEVLGKDVKYAPDLVGPTLVEKIKQLKPGEIMLAENVRMLAEEVAKLPPEKLSKTFMVKYLASVGEIFVNDAFAAIHRASPSLVGLAEVLPTYAGRLMERELRGLARAVTPEHPCLYVLGGAKFDDSVKITERVLKEGIADLVLTGGLVGQAFLVAAGVDLGEKNEQFIRSKGYDKIADKAKKIVAEYGDRVLVPIDYVVKMEDKPRVLEFGVTTFKVGEIAALVSGGKRVKLPEDMPIYDIGPKTVEAYRAEIMKAKTVVANGPLGAFEEPGFEKGSFGILKAMAESPAFTVIGGGHIVAAAHACGAADGIKHVSTGGGATISLLTGEPLPVVEALTKAAQRVK
- a CDS encoding DUF120 domain-containing protein, which produces MVEKIELMLMLAEFGAHQQKIRLRLGELAERLSCSKQTVHRRLVELEQEGLIERETDGKGLKVFITERGRGVLHSFYLRLEKVLRGSKTLKISGTVISGLGEGKYYVTRTTYLKQIESLLGGKPYPGTLNVKLEGPAVEIIEVLRETPSQIVKGFKTKSRTFGDVKYYPAIIKGLKAAVVLPVRSHHRDVVEIISTNNLRKTLKLRDGDRVEVEVEI
- the ribB gene encoding 3,4-dihydroxy-2-butanone-4-phosphate synthase is translated as MIEEAIKALKNGKFVLLHDSGNRENEVDMIIACEYVKPEHVAMMRTIAGGLICVSFHPKIAKNLGLPYLTEIYEEAMKKFRILKLTWPNDILYDEKSAFSITVNHRKTFTGITDKDRALTIRELGRIARKAVEKNVMEEFGKNFRSPGHVHILKAVDGLLEERKGHTELSVALAEIAGITPAVAICEILDAKTKRAAGLKKARKIARALKTVLISGKDVEIAWRRAG
- the ribC gene encoding riboflavin synthase; its protein translation is MKRVGIVDTTFARYDMAKAAMDELKMLCDVKFERRTVPGVKDLPVEAKKLLDEGCDIVMVFGMPGPKPIDKQCAHEASLGIIIAQLLTGKHIIEVFVHEDEAENEKELAELAERRAREHARNVYMLLFKPEELTKRAGTGQREGGPDVGPLRR
- the ribH gene encoding 6,7-dimethyl-8-ribityllumazine synthase, giving the protein MVRLGIVASEFNFEVVSAMLEFARRHAEFLGAQITAEILVPGVFEIPLATKILLDREDVDAVVTLGAVIEGETEHDEVIMQQTTRKLMDLSVQSGKPVSLGISGPGMTRLQALERVNEYAKRAVEAAVKMAKQCGRR